From the Tenacibaculum dicentrarchi genome, the window AAAATTTATCAGTAACAGGTACTTTTGCTGATACAAGTGGTGATGTTGGTACAAATGGACAAATTTTAACATCAACAACTTCAGGTACTAATTGGATTGATAATCCTGCATTAAATAACTGGTTAACCACAGGGAATTCAGGAACAACAACAGCTAATTTTTTAGGAACGACCGATGATAAAAAAATGCAAATACGTTCAAATAATATTTCGATATTAGAATTTGGTCGTAGGCAAACATTAGGCTTAACGCAACCATATCCAGATTATACTGATAATAATCAATCTGTAGTACATGTTAGAGGTATTAACGGAGTTTCTGCTTTACAATTTCAGGCAAGTGGTACGAATTTTTATAAGCCAATGTTTTTTACCACACCAAATGGAAGCTTTAGGTTGAAAGGAAGTTCTGGTGAAACAGATTTTTTCGAAATTGGTTCTGCAGGTCCTAATAATCAGGGGCGTTTAGAGTTTGTAATTGGTGATGATGGCGATGAACCAATAGTTTTTAAAAGATATGATTACAGAGGTGCTAAATTTCATAGAGAGTTATTCCGTGTTCAAGGTAGCAACGCCACACAAAATGCTAAGACGAGATTTGGTATTAATTTAAATCAGCAAGAGGTACCTATTTCGAGTAATTTAAATACGAACTATAATGATGCTTCTTTTAATAAAGCTAATTCTACTTTTCAAGTAGTTGGTTCTATTTCAAAATCAATAATAAGTACTAATACAGATTTTACTCTGACAGAAGACCACTATACCTTGATTGCTAAAAATGAGTCAAACACTAGAACTATAACCTTACCTGCTGCTAGTAGTGTTACAGGGCGTATTTATATTATAAAAACAAATTGGTATCGAGGAGTGAACTTAAATATCACTTATATAACAAGAACAACTAATACAACTAATTCTATACCAAGGCAAACTACAGTTCAATTACAATCTGATGGAACTGATTGGCAGCAAATAAATTAATTTTCACATATATTAATAGTATGAAAAACTTACTTTTTATCATTTTATCCACTACAGTAACCTTTGCTCAAACGGCATTTAAAAATATGGGTACTATTCAGTTACATGATGATGCAAATATTGCTTTTCATACCAATTTAATTAATGATGGAAGTTTTGAAAATAACAAAGGAACAGTAGGTTTTTATAGTGATACCGAAAAGTTGATAGTTTCAGGAGTTAAAAAAGCGACTTTTTATAATGTAGAAATTGATGTTGTAAATAATTTGGAGTTAGAAAGTTCACTAGCCCTTACTAATGAATTAAGTTTTATTAATGGAAAAGTTGTTACAGATAAAAATAATCTAGCTATTTCTTTAGAATTTAATAAACATCGTTTTTATGCAGGTGAAAACGATAATAATCATATTAACGGTTATGCAATGCTAAGAAGTAAAGGAACTGATGAATTTATATTTCCAATTGGAGATAGCGACAATCTGCGCCCAATGATATTACCTATTCAAAACAAGCAAAACACTTTTTTAGGTGCTTATTTTTATGAAGACCCAAATATGCCAACAACTTTTTCTGAAACTTTTTTAACAGATAGTAAGCAAGTCTTTATTGATAATGTTAGTAAAACAGAATTTTGGGATTTAAACGGTGCATCAAATACAAGTGTTACTCTGACCTGGAATGATCGTAGTGATGTAGCTATGCTATCAAAAAATAGTCTTGAAAAATTAAGAGTTGTAGGTTGGAGTAATATAAATAGCCAATGGGAAGACCTCGGTGCAGCCGAAATAACAGGAAATTTAACAGAAGGATCGGTAACATCAAATAGTTTTGTTCCTGATAATTATCAAATTATAACCTTAGCATCGGGCTTTGCTGATTCAAATAATATAAACCTTTTGATATCACCAAATGGCGATACAAAAAATGAAACATTAGTTTTTAGAAACTTAACAAAATACGATAGCAATAGTTTAGAAATTTTTAACCGTTGGGGTAATCTTGTTTATAATACAGAGAATTATAAAAATGATTGGACAGGAGAATCTACGGGTAGTTTTGTAGTAAATTCCAAAGATAAATTACCTGCGGGTACGTATTTTTACATCTTAAAATATGTAGTTCACGGAGTTTCTAAAACACAAAAAGGGTGGGTTTATATTAATAGGTAAATATATTTTAATTTTTGTACTAAATAAATTTAAAAAGCAGATGAATATTCATCTGCTTTTTTTATGTTAAATATAAAAATGATTCTTAAATAGCGTTTAAAATACTATTTAAAGCTTCACTAGGTTTCATAATAACATTAGTTAAATCCTCATTTGGTTGGTAATACCCACCAATATTAATTGTATTTCCTTGAACTTTATTCAATTCATTTACAATTACTGCTTCATTTTCTACTAGCTTTTCAGCAATAGGTGTAAATTGAGCTTTTAAATCAGCATCTTTATTTTGAGCAGCTAATGCTTGTGCCCAGTACATTGCTATATAAAAATGAGAACCTCTATTATCTAATTCACCTGTTTTTCTTGAAGGTCCTTTTTTGTTATCTAATAATTTATCAGTAGCATCATCTAAGGTTTCAGCTAAAACTTTAGCTTTACTATTATTATTAGTTTCTCCTAAATGTTCTAAAGAAACTGCTAAAGCTAAAAATTCACCTAATGAGTCCCAACGTAAATGGTTTTCATTAACTAATTGTTCAACGTGTTTAGGGGCAGAACCACCAGCACCAGTTTCAAATAAACCACCACCATTCATTAACGGAACAATAGAAAGCATTTTTGCCGAAGTTCCTAATTCTAAAATAGGGAATAAATCGGTTAAATAATCACGTAAAACATTTCCTGTTACCGAAATAGTATCTTTTCCGTCTTTAACTCTTTCTAAAGTGTATTTAGTTGCATCTACTTGCGATAGAATTTGAATATCTAAACCATCAGTATTATGGTCTTGTAAATATTTCTCTACCTTTTTGATGATTTCAGCATCATGCGCTCTTTCTTTACCTAACCAGAAAATAGCAGGAGTTTGAGAAGCTCTAGCACGTGTAACAGCTAATTTTACCCAGTCTTTAACAGGTGCATCTTTTGTTTGACACATTCTCCAGATATCACCTTGTTCAACTTCATGAGAAATTAAAACAGTTCCGTTAGCATTAATTACATCAACAGTTCCGTTAGTAGGAATTTCAAAAGTTTTGTCATGCGAGCCATATTCTTCAGCTTTTTGAGCCATTAAACCAACATTAGGAACAGTCCCCATTGTTGTAGGGTCAAAAGCGCCGTTCTTTTTACAGAAATCAATAGTTTCTTGATATAAACCAGCGTATGAACTATCAGGAATTACAGCTTTTGTATCTTGTTGTTTTCCTTCTTTATTCCACATTTGCCCAGAAGTACGAATCATTGCAGGCATAGAAGCATCAATAATTATATCCGAAGGTACATGTAAATTAGTAATTCCTTTATCAGAATTTACCATTGCTACATCAGCATTTTTAGCATAAATAGCTTCAATATCAGCTAAAATTTCAGCTTTTTTATCTTCAGATAATTCTTCTAAATTACTAAGTAAATTTCCGAATCCGTTGTTTACATCCACACCAATTTGTTCAAAAGTAGCACTGTGTTTAGTAAATAAATCTTTAAAGAAAACACGTACAGCATGACCAAATATAATAGGGTCAGAAACCTTCATCATAGTTGCTTTCATGTGTAAAGAAAGTAATAAACCTTGTGCTTTAGTATCTGTAATTTGTTCATCTAAAAAAGCTAATAAGGCTTTTTTATTCATGACAGAAGCATCAATAACTTCACCATCTAATAAAGAAACTTTTTCTTTTAAAGTTGTTTTATTTCCAGTAGCATCTGTATGTACAATTTTTACATCAGTAGCATTGTTAACTGTTACAGATTTTTCGGTATGAGCAAAATCTCCAGTACTCATTGTTGATACATGAGTTTTAGAAGATGAAGACCATGCACCCATTGAATGCGGGTTTTTACGAGCGTAATTTTTTACAGCTTTTGGCGCTCTACGGTCAGAGTTTCCTTCACGTAAAACAGGGTTTACCGCCGACCCTTTAATTTTATTATAACGAGCTAAAATAGCTTTTTCATCATCTGTATTTGCTTCTTCAGGAAAATCAGGTAAAGCATATCCTAATGATTGTAATTCTTTAATAGCAGCTTTTAACTGAGGTACAGAAGCCGAAATATTAGGTAATTTAATAATATTTGCTTCTGGCTTTTTAGCTAATTCACCTAAAAAAGCTAAAGCATCTTCTACTTGTTGTTCTTCGGTTAAGAAATCAGAAAAATTAGCAAGAATACGCCCAGCTAAAGAAATATCTTTGGTTTCTATTGCTATATCAGATGATTTTGTAAAAGCTTTTACAATCGGTAAAAACGAACGAGTAGCTAACGCAGGAGCTTCATCCGTTTTGGTGTACATAATTTTTGCTATTTTGCTCATATATCAGTTTTTTAACGCGCTGTTATTAAAACAAGCACAGTTATTATTAATTTATTGAAGTATTGCAAATTTAAGAATTAGAAATGATTTTTTTGATGCAAAAATGTTAATAGTTAGGGTGCTTTATTATCGATATGATAAAATATTTAAAACAAAAAAAGCGTTGTGAAAAATCACAACGCTTTTTTATAAGTTGAATAAAAAAGTTATTTCTAACTTCTTCTTTCTTTAATTCTTGCTTTCTTACCAGTAAGGTCTCTAAAGTAAAAGATACGAGCTCTACGTACTTTACCTTGTTTATTTACTTCAATTTTTTGAATAGCAGGTAAGTTAATAGGGAAGATACGTTCTACTCCTACAGTACCAGACATTTTTCTGATAGTAAAAGTTTCAGAAGCACCAACACCTCTTTTTTGAATAACTACACCTCTAAAAAACTGCGTACGAGTTTTACTTCCTTCCTTAATTTCGTAGTACACAGTAATAGTGTCTCCAGCTGCAAATTGAGGTAATTCGTTTCTTGTTACAAATTCGTCTTGAACAAACTTTACTAAATCCATCGTAATAATATTTATTTTTGTTTTATAAAACAACGTACACGATTATCGTCAGAGGTTAATTTATGCGTGCAAAATTAATCAAAAAATTATAAAATACTAACTTTTGTTTAATAATATTTTGGCAC encodes:
- a CDS encoding NADP-dependent isocitrate dehydrogenase, coding for MSKIAKIMYTKTDEAPALATRSFLPIVKAFTKSSDIAIETKDISLAGRILANFSDFLTEEQQVEDALAFLGELAKKPEANIIKLPNISASVPQLKAAIKELQSLGYALPDFPEEANTDDEKAILARYNKIKGSAVNPVLREGNSDRRAPKAVKNYARKNPHSMGAWSSSSKTHVSTMSTGDFAHTEKSVTVNNATDVKIVHTDATGNKTTLKEKVSLLDGEVIDASVMNKKALLAFLDEQITDTKAQGLLLSLHMKATMMKVSDPIIFGHAVRVFFKDLFTKHSATFEQIGVDVNNGFGNLLSNLEELSEDKKAEILADIEAIYAKNADVAMVNSDKGITNLHVPSDIIIDASMPAMIRTSGQMWNKEGKQQDTKAVIPDSSYAGLYQETIDFCKKNGAFDPTTMGTVPNVGLMAQKAEEYGSHDKTFEIPTNGTVDVINANGTVLISHEVEQGDIWRMCQTKDAPVKDWVKLAVTRARASQTPAIFWLGKERAHDAEIIKKVEKYLQDHNTDGLDIQILSQVDATKYTLERVKDGKDTISVTGNVLRDYLTDLFPILELGTSAKMLSIVPLMNGGGLFETGAGGSAPKHVEQLVNENHLRWDSLGEFLALAVSLEHLGETNNNSKAKVLAETLDDATDKLLDNKKGPSRKTGELDNRGSHFYIAMYWAQALAAQNKDADLKAQFTPIAEKLVENEAVIVNELNKVQGNTINIGGYYQPNEDLTNVIMKPSEALNSILNAI
- a CDS encoding gliding motility-associated C-terminal domain-containing protein, yielding MKNLLFIILSTTVTFAQTAFKNMGTIQLHDDANIAFHTNLINDGSFENNKGTVGFYSDTEKLIVSGVKKATFYNVEIDVVNNLELESSLALTNELSFINGKVVTDKNNLAISLEFNKHRFYAGENDNNHINGYAMLRSKGTDEFIFPIGDSDNLRPMILPIQNKQNTFLGAYFYEDPNMPTTFSETFLTDSKQVFIDNVSKTEFWDLNGASNTSVTLTWNDRSDVAMLSKNSLEKLRVVGWSNINSQWEDLGAAEITGNLTEGSVTSNSFVPDNYQIITLASGFADSNNINLLISPNGDTKNETLVFRNLTKYDSNSLEIFNRWGNLVYNTENYKNDWTGESTGSFVVNSKDKLPAGTYFYILKYVVHGVSKTQKGWVYINR
- the rplS gene encoding 50S ribosomal protein L19 — translated: MDLVKFVQDEFVTRNELPQFAAGDTITVYYEIKEGSKTRTQFFRGVVIQKRGVGASETFTIRKMSGTVGVERIFPINLPAIQKIEVNKQGKVRRARIFYFRDLTGKKARIKERRS